In Amaranthus tricolor cultivar Red isolate AtriRed21 chromosome 3, ASM2621246v1, whole genome shotgun sequence, a single window of DNA contains:
- the LOC130809151 gene encoding uncharacterized protein LOC130809151, with product MVKTIPGKRLNSTRKRKRFENICKSESLYNFSLSSSKIQNPVFRKLQSTAVNFIPKTLENNQFPVTPASLKKQRFIRSPSFSSTYATCSSPCPDSPSTSISSPSFLPFFESTLSGPIKFVLDSTPKEEYTYFKSMRMIKQETDSSPSVSRNLMNRFPPLPPKPSPKLLLRRTISDPVPYLSDTTKEDEKVKMKEESVKVEKVSGESILIKLKCGCGSDSLLLFNYTDNKCYRLI from the exons ATGGTGAAAACAATTCCAGGAAAGAGATTGAATTCAACAAGAAAACGCAAAAGATTTGAAAACATATGTAAATCAGAATCCTTGTACAATTTCTCATTGTCTTCTTCAAAAATCCAGAATCCTGTTTTTCGAAAACTTCAATCAACAGCTGTAAATTTCATTCCAAAAACCCTAGAAAACAATCAATTCCCAGTAACTCCAGCTTCTTTAAAGAAACAAAGATTCATAAGATCACCAAGTTTTTCTTCAACTTATGCTACTTGTTCTTCTCCTTGTCCTGATTCTCCTTCCACTTCCATTTCTTCGCCAtcttttcttccattttttgaAAGTACTCTTTCTGGCCCGATCAAATTCGTCTTGGATTCAACCCCTAAAGAAGAGTACACATATTTTAAG aGTATGAGGATGATAAAGCAAGAAACAGATTCATCACCCTCTGTAAGTCGAAACTTGATGAATCGATTTCCTCCGCTCCCACCAAAACCATCGCCAAAGCTTCTATTAAGGAGAACTATTTCTGACCCTGTTCCATATTTGTCTGATACTACG AAAGAGGATGAAAAGGTGAAGATGAAAGAAGAATCAGTGAAAGTAGAAAAGGTTTCTGGGGAatcaattttgataaaattaaaatgtggATGTGGTTCTGATTCCCTATTACTCTTCAATTACACTGACAACAAATGCTATAGGCTGATATGA
- the LOC130809148 gene encoding SH2 domain-containing protein B-like isoform X1, whose amino-acid sequence MGNQSIENLGYSLLKDLQFEIAENQTSLIFCFWVYLPTSTVFPSTILHQMDSEKPLLSLNGDKRLMLSPSVILQNKSSGPGSIDSSTEGLCAISNVELPLGRWTHIGCAVCSDIISIHLDGKVVGERPLDLLVVKVTDFTLSATSKGFKGLDGYVHNAAVLPSSSSIKEHHVKDPPLWLSIDSLSAPNIQPEDGEIWKIVGGKESCRKMFSLDALLLDAFGEPVDKELEVVASLIYADDHTPVEKSINNEAPLLTTCNGIDFPSNYKPNKLQQGRASFQLSITRLSSECDNKLFCVKFNVLNVGCSPFLEAYTPPIRCIVRTSDTKKSTISWKKLPSGVHLVNGSSLPQFSVGHPELIQKAVGEAITTPPLKRKKVGQDTPLPVSKVEPSEQAPDEECSSYAVSATATATATKAQNAVKTSLESIQENYGGLDNSASDSESVGVRTLELKNISSNTEFDSDLTIFRYCLGGFSERSLMLKEICSYASEKDMEVMAEKVSFFSGCSHHRYQIMIAKKLLEEGEKAWNLISQNSNRVQWDNAVFGIEEQFMRIACCSSRSLTQQDFNFLRKISGGHEYLVKDDFDKMWHWLYPVAHTISRNGINALWSSVSPMWIEGFVTKEEVEYALQNPLGIQEPGTFILRFPTTRSWPHPDAGSLVASYVCKDFSLRHRQLSLDYSAGIFDKNQKPVQELLLSEPELSRVGRIARSHLTI is encoded by the exons atGGGTAATCAATCAATTGAAAATTTGGGTTATTCTCTGTTGAAAGATCTTCAATTCGAGATAGCCGAAAATCAAACTTCTTTGATTTTCTGTTTCTGGGTTTACTTACCCACTTCTACTGTATTTCCTTCAACAATTCTTCACCAG ATGGACTCTGAAAAACCTCTTCTTTCCCTTAATGGAGATAAACGGTTAATGCTTTCGCCTTCTGTTATTTTGCAAAACAAATCTTCTGGCCCAGGGAGCATTGATTCATCTACAGAAGGTCTGTGTGCGATTTCGAATGTTGAGCTTCCTCTAGGACGATGGACTCATATCGGTTGTGCG GTGTGCAGCGACATTATAAGTATACATCTTGATGGAAAGGTTGTGGGTGAAAGGCCTCTGGATTTATTAGTGGTGAAAGTAACTGACTTTACTTTATCTGCTACGTCCAAAGGATTTAAGGGCCTTGATGGCTATGTCCACAATGCAGCTGTTTTGCCATCTTCATCATCTATCAAGGAGCACCACGTGAAG GATCCTCCTTTGTGGTTGTCTATTGATAGTTTATCTGCTCCTAATATCCAACCAGAAGATGGTGAAATTTGGAAAATTGTTGGCGGCAAG GAATCTTGCCGTAAAATGTTTTCGTTGGATGCCTTACTCTTAGATGCCTTTGGTGAGCCTGTGGACAAGGAATTGGAG GTTGTTGCATCACTGATCTATGCTGATGATCACACCCCTGTTGAGaaatcaatcaacaatgaagcTCCGCTTTTAACAACTTGCAACGGAATTGATTTTCCTTCTAATTATAAACCCAACAAATTACAACAAGGGCGTGCATCTTTTCAACTGAGCATAACTCGG CTGTCATCCGAATGTGACAATAAACTGTTCTGTGTTAAGTTTAATGTCCTAAATGTGGGCTGTTCTCCTTTTCTTGAGGCATATACTCCACCAATTCGTTGCATTGTAAGGACATCTGATACCAAGAAATCTACTATTTCATGGAAAAAATTGCCATCAGGCGTTCATCTCGTTAATGGATCCAGCTTGCCTCAATTTAGTGTTGGGCACCCAGAGCTGATTCAAAAGGCTGTAGGTGAAGCAATTACAACTCCTCCTTTAAAGAGAAAGAAAGTAGGACAAGATACTCCGTTGCCAGTCAGTAAGGTTGAGCCTTCCGAGCAAGCACCTGATGAAGAATGCAGTTCATATGCTGTGTCTGCTACTGCTACTGCTACTGCTACTAAG GCGCAAAATGCAGTAAAAACCAGTTtggaaagtatccaagaaaacTATGGAGGCTTAGATAACTCCGCATCTGATTCAGAAAGTGTTGGCGTGAGAACTTTGGAGTTGAAGAACATTTCTTCCAATACCGAATTTGATTCAGATTTGACAATCTTTAGATATTGCCTTGGAGGCTTCTCTGAAAGGTCACTCATGCTTAAGGAGATCTGTTCGTATGCTTCTGAGAAAGACATGGAAGTGATGGCAGAAAAGGTTTCATTTTTTTCCGGTTGCTCCCACCATAG GTATCAAATTATGATTGCAAAAAAATTGCTTGAGGAAGGAGAAAAAGCTTGGAATTTGATTTCACAAAATAGTAATAGAGTTCAGTGGGATAATGCTGTCTTCGGGATAGAAGAGCAATTCATGAGGATTGCTTGCTGCAGTTCTAGATCTTTAACTCAACAG GACTTTAACTTTTTGAGGAAAATTTCTGGAGGCCATGAGTATCTCGTCAAGGATGATTTTGATAAAATGTGGCATTGGTTATATCCTGTAGCACATACCATATCAAGAAACGGGATCAATGCATTGTGGTCATCTGTATCACCTATGTGGATTGAGGGATTTGTTACAAAGGAAGAAGTGGAGTATGCTCTTCAGAATCCTCTTGGAATTCAAGAACCTGGAACGTTCATCTTGCGGTTTCCAACTACTAGAAGCTGGCCTCATCCGGATGCTGGCAGTTTAGTTGCATCCTATGTCTGCAAAGATTTCTCTTTGCGACACCGACAACTATCTTTGGACTACAG CGCTGGCATTTTTGATAAAAATCAGAAGCCAGTTCAGGAATTGCTTTTATCTGAACCCGAGCTTTCTCGAGTAGGAAG GATAGCGAGGAGTCATTTGACTATATAA
- the LOC130809148 gene encoding SH2 domain-containing protein B-like isoform X2 yields the protein MEVLEWKGSGKLISMHVYKMDSEKPLLSLNGDKRLMLSPSVILQNKSSGPGSIDSSTEGLCAISNVELPLGRWTHIGCAVCSDIISIHLDGKVVGERPLDLLVVKVTDFTLSATSKGFKGLDGYVHNAAVLPSSSSIKEHHVKDPPLWLSIDSLSAPNIQPEDGEIWKIVGGKESCRKMFSLDALLLDAFGEPVDKELEVVASLIYADDHTPVEKSINNEAPLLTTCNGIDFPSNYKPNKLQQGRASFQLSITRLSSECDNKLFCVKFNVLNVGCSPFLEAYTPPIRCIVRTSDTKKSTISWKKLPSGVHLVNGSSLPQFSVGHPELIQKAVGEAITTPPLKRKKVGQDTPLPVSKVEPSEQAPDEECSSYAVSATATATATKAQNAVKTSLESIQENYGGLDNSASDSESVGVRTLELKNISSNTEFDSDLTIFRYCLGGFSERSLMLKEICSYASEKDMEVMAEKVSFFSGCSHHRYQIMIAKKLLEEGEKAWNLISQNSNRVQWDNAVFGIEEQFMRIACCSSRSLTQQDFNFLRKISGGHEYLVKDDFDKMWHWLYPVAHTISRNGINALWSSVSPMWIEGFVTKEEVEYALQNPLGIQEPGTFILRFPTTRSWPHPDAGSLVASYVCKDFSLRHRQLSLDYSAGIFDKNQKPVQELLLSEPELSRVGRIARSHLTI from the exons ATGGAGGTGTTGGAATGGAAGGGTAGTGGAAAATTGATTTCCATGCATGTTTACAAA ATGGACTCTGAAAAACCTCTTCTTTCCCTTAATGGAGATAAACGGTTAATGCTTTCGCCTTCTGTTATTTTGCAAAACAAATCTTCTGGCCCAGGGAGCATTGATTCATCTACAGAAGGTCTGTGTGCGATTTCGAATGTTGAGCTTCCTCTAGGACGATGGACTCATATCGGTTGTGCG GTGTGCAGCGACATTATAAGTATACATCTTGATGGAAAGGTTGTGGGTGAAAGGCCTCTGGATTTATTAGTGGTGAAAGTAACTGACTTTACTTTATCTGCTACGTCCAAAGGATTTAAGGGCCTTGATGGCTATGTCCACAATGCAGCTGTTTTGCCATCTTCATCATCTATCAAGGAGCACCACGTGAAG GATCCTCCTTTGTGGTTGTCTATTGATAGTTTATCTGCTCCTAATATCCAACCAGAAGATGGTGAAATTTGGAAAATTGTTGGCGGCAAG GAATCTTGCCGTAAAATGTTTTCGTTGGATGCCTTACTCTTAGATGCCTTTGGTGAGCCTGTGGACAAGGAATTGGAG GTTGTTGCATCACTGATCTATGCTGATGATCACACCCCTGTTGAGaaatcaatcaacaatgaagcTCCGCTTTTAACAACTTGCAACGGAATTGATTTTCCTTCTAATTATAAACCCAACAAATTACAACAAGGGCGTGCATCTTTTCAACTGAGCATAACTCGG CTGTCATCCGAATGTGACAATAAACTGTTCTGTGTTAAGTTTAATGTCCTAAATGTGGGCTGTTCTCCTTTTCTTGAGGCATATACTCCACCAATTCGTTGCATTGTAAGGACATCTGATACCAAGAAATCTACTATTTCATGGAAAAAATTGCCATCAGGCGTTCATCTCGTTAATGGATCCAGCTTGCCTCAATTTAGTGTTGGGCACCCAGAGCTGATTCAAAAGGCTGTAGGTGAAGCAATTACAACTCCTCCTTTAAAGAGAAAGAAAGTAGGACAAGATACTCCGTTGCCAGTCAGTAAGGTTGAGCCTTCCGAGCAAGCACCTGATGAAGAATGCAGTTCATATGCTGTGTCTGCTACTGCTACTGCTACTGCTACTAAG GCGCAAAATGCAGTAAAAACCAGTTtggaaagtatccaagaaaacTATGGAGGCTTAGATAACTCCGCATCTGATTCAGAAAGTGTTGGCGTGAGAACTTTGGAGTTGAAGAACATTTCTTCCAATACCGAATTTGATTCAGATTTGACAATCTTTAGATATTGCCTTGGAGGCTTCTCTGAAAGGTCACTCATGCTTAAGGAGATCTGTTCGTATGCTTCTGAGAAAGACATGGAAGTGATGGCAGAAAAGGTTTCATTTTTTTCCGGTTGCTCCCACCATAG GTATCAAATTATGATTGCAAAAAAATTGCTTGAGGAAGGAGAAAAAGCTTGGAATTTGATTTCACAAAATAGTAATAGAGTTCAGTGGGATAATGCTGTCTTCGGGATAGAAGAGCAATTCATGAGGATTGCTTGCTGCAGTTCTAGATCTTTAACTCAACAG GACTTTAACTTTTTGAGGAAAATTTCTGGAGGCCATGAGTATCTCGTCAAGGATGATTTTGATAAAATGTGGCATTGGTTATATCCTGTAGCACATACCATATCAAGAAACGGGATCAATGCATTGTGGTCATCTGTATCACCTATGTGGATTGAGGGATTTGTTACAAAGGAAGAAGTGGAGTATGCTCTTCAGAATCCTCTTGGAATTCAAGAACCTGGAACGTTCATCTTGCGGTTTCCAACTACTAGAAGCTGGCCTCATCCGGATGCTGGCAGTTTAGTTGCATCCTATGTCTGCAAAGATTTCTCTTTGCGACACCGACAACTATCTTTGGACTACAG CGCTGGCATTTTTGATAAAAATCAGAAGCCAGTTCAGGAATTGCTTTTATCTGAACCCGAGCTTTCTCGAGTAGGAAG GATAGCGAGGAGTCATTTGACTATATAA
- the LOC130809150 gene encoding sufE-like protein 1, chloroplastic/mitochondrial codes for MSSISIPLSIRAISTKLPNFNLFPSSSLKPLICSSFSSFKSISFQRIPTKPPQSIPSQSSSSSLQSIEELPPKLQEIIKLFQAAQDPKAKYQQLMFYANKLPPLQDQYKTNDNKVQGCVSQVWVRAFLDNPPNNNNNNENQNVAVYFEADSDSIMTKGLAALLVLGLSGCSISEILRVSPDFITLLGLQQNLTPSRNNGFLNMLKMIQRKALLLGMEAEKNQETKLSGMSSQMGTDHFEPKQELNDSSGVESLELDTPNKPSSGLGSRGERIREKLEKELKPIELELEDISYQHAGHVGVKGSDGETHFNLKIVSNEFEGKSLVKRHRMIYSLLQDELEGGLHALSIIAKTPAEVEVAR; via the coding sequence ATGTCATCCATTTCAATCCCTCTGTCAATCCGAGCCATCTCTACCAAGTTACCCAATTTCAACCTCTTCCCATCTTCTTCTTTGAAACCCTTAATTTGTTCATCTTTTTCCTCCTTCAAATCAATCTCATTCCAACGTATTCCAACAAAACCGCCCCAATCTATCCCTTCccaatcatcttcttcatctcttcaatccattgaagaacttccCCCGAAACTTCAAGAAATCATTAAACTTTTTCAAGCAGCTCAAGACCCAAAAGCCAAATACCAGCAACTTATGTTTTATGCCAACAAACTCCCTCCTCTTCAAGATCAATACAAAACTAATGACAACAAAGTACAAGGTTGCGTTTCTCAGGTTTGGGTTAGAGCTTTTTTAGATAATccccctaataataataataataatgagaatCAAAATGTTGCTGTTTATTTTGAAGCTGATTCTGATTCAATTATGACAAAGGGTCTTGCTGCTTTACTTGTTTTGGGTCTTTCTGGTTGTTCTATTTCtgaaattttaagggtttctccTGATTTTATTACCCTTTTAGGTCTTCAACAGAACTTAACTCCTTCCAGGAATAATGGGTTTTTGAATATGTTGAAGATGATTCAGAGAAAGGCTCTTCTTTTGGGCATGGAAGCTGAaaaaaaccaagaaactaaGCTATCTGGAATGAGTTCACAAATGGGTACTGATCATTTTGAACCTAAACAGGAACTTAATGACTCTTCTGGGGTTGAAAGTTTGGAGCTTGATACTCCTAATAAGCCGAGTTCGGGGTTGGGGAGTAGAGGGGAGAGAATTAGAGAGAAATTGGAGAAAGAATTGAAGCCTATAGAATTAGAACTTGAGGATATATCTTATCAACATGCTGGGCATGTAGGAGTAAAGGGGAGTGATGGAGAAACACATTTCAATTTGAAGATTGTTTCTAACGAATTTGAGGGCAAGAGTTTGGTTAAGAGGCATAGAATGATATACAGTTTGTTGCAGGATGAATTGGAAGGAGGTTTACATGCTTTGTCTATCATTGCTAAGACACCAGCTGAAGTAGAAGTTGCAAGATGA
- the LOC130808564 gene encoding uncharacterized protein LOC130808564 — protein sequence MADSSKFHTALTITNIKSLVPVTLDNEQNLLPAILKRNDTAEKAWKRLEALFQDNKASRATHLEEDFTNALFEEHNSIDNYCNYLQSIADKLADVDAPVTNGRLVLRLTSSLPDAYSGTVDFIQNQEPLPSFESCRSRLKMAERTIKARNARENGGFGGRTSTSALLASDSSNAANSSSSTKRNNNYKGKGYKKNNGRRKAQNSSGGPGPSQQPPQQGGPQSQQPRQQGPTQWPQWNPTWGGWTIPPCPMPAYSWQPRPNYMAQRPTGPGVLGPRPQAYNAVAPFSAPSSSSYAPTDIEAAMQALSFPQPDGNYYMDTGATSHMTADAGILSSYFNSSNKHHNIIVGSGHLIPIIGHGRTNLPPPYPPFTLNNVLQRK from the exons ATGGCTGATTCGTCTAAGTTTCATACCGCTCTCACCATCACCAACATCAAGTCTCTTGTTCCTGTGACATTAGACAATGAGCAAA ATCTTCTTCCTGCTATTCTCAAGCGTAATGACACAGCCGAGAAAGCATGGAAACGTCTTGAAGCCCTTTTTCAGGACAACAAAGCCTCTCGGGCTACCCATCTTGAGGAGGACTTTACAAATGCCCTTTTCGAAGAGCATAACTCGATTGATAATTACTGTAATTATCTTCAATCTATTGCAGACAAACTAGCGGATGTCGATGCTCCGGTGACTAATGGTCGTCTAGTTCTACGTCTCACCAGTTCCCTACCGGATGCGTATAGTGGTACAGTTGATTTTATACAAAATCAAGAACCTTTACCTTCCTTTGAAAGTTGTCGTTCGAGGTTGAAGATGGCTGAGCGTACTATCAAAGCTCGTAATGCTCGTGAAAATGGAGGGTTTGGGGGTCGTACAAGCACTTCTGCCTTACTTGCCTCTGACTCGTCGAATGCGGCTAATTCGTCTTCAAGCACCAAAAGAAACAACAACTACAAGGGTAAAGGCTATAAGAAGAACAATGGAAGGAGAAAGGCACAAAATAGTTCTGGTGGGCCTGGCCCCAGTCAGCAGCCACCTCAACAAGGGGGGCCACAGTCGCAGCAGCCACGTCAGCAAGGCCCAACACAGTGGCCACAATGGAATCCTACGTGGGGTGGGTGGACAATACCCCCATGTCCTATGCCTGCTTACTCTTGGCAGCCTAGGCCAAATTACATGGCCCAAAGACCTACTGGGCCTGGAGTTCTTGGGCCTAGACCTCAAGCATACAATGCAGTGGCTCCTTTTTCTGCTCCATCTTCTTCTAGCTACGCACCAACGGACATCGAGGCTGCTATGCAAGCTCTTTCGTTTCCTCAACCCGATGGAAACTATTACATGGATACCGGTGCTACATCTCACATGACGGCGGATGCAGGTATTCTCTCTTCTTATTTTAATTCAAGCAATAAGCATCATAACATTATTGTTGGTAGTGGTCATTTAATTCCAATTATTGGTCACGGTCGCACTAATTTGCCCCCACCTTACCCACCATTTACCCTAAACAATGTGTTACAAAGGAAGTAA
- the LOC130809149 gene encoding ATP-dependent 6-phosphofructokinase 2: MDKPFLLSCQLLLCPSGSFYLCQVQTCGFSLLHVCFFLPFIIILYKPVKSLKFISKIKGKMAQICDQIEETIEELQNFSLTKIKIIKVPHLKDYLPSSQLKTVTNPLARNPFYHPPQSFYISPSSDIILKHVLYDLSVADNHGFAFAYHRSGPQKLVYFDPETVKAAIVTCGGLCPGLNTVLRELVIGLSNLYGVRQVFGIRSGYRGFYSCEPVLLSPNMVHNWHKRGGTVLETSRGGFDLKKIVDAIHLHGFNQVYIIGGDGTMRGAVEIYDEIRCRKLNVSVVGIPKTVDNDVGIIDQSFGFQTAVEIAQEAINAAHVEAESAVNGIGLVKLMGRSTGHIALHATLSSRDVDCCLIPENDFYLEGKGGLFEFLERRLRENDHAVVVVAEGAGQDLIPRNDEQQQHDESGNPMFLDVGLWLKTELNKWWKREHENELFSVKYIDPTYMIRAVPANATDNLYCTLLAYSAIHGVMAGYTGFVAGKVNGNYAYIPVKDVAEARNVVDTKDHKWAWVRSVTNQPDFQRTTSM; the protein is encoded by the coding sequence ATGGACAAACCATTTCTTTTATCTTGTCAGCTCCTGCTCTGTCCATCTGGAAGCTTTTATCTTTGCCAGGTGCAAACTTGTGGGTTTTCCCTCTTACATGTGTGCTTCTTTCTCCCCTTCATTATTATTCTGTATAAACCAGTAAAATCACTAAAATTTATCAGTAAAATCAAAGGAAAAATGGCACAAATCTGTGATCAAATTGAAGAAACTATAGAAGAATTGcaaaacttttccttaaccaaaataaaaatcatcaaAGTACCTCATTTAAAGGATTACTTACCATCCTCCCAGTTGAAAACAGTTACAAATCCATTAGCAAGAAACCCATTTTATCACCCTCCTCAATCCTTCTACATTTCTCCTTCTTCTGATATCAttctcaaacatgttttgtatGATCTTTCTGTTGCTGATAACCATGGCTTTGCTTTCGCCTACCATCGTTCTGGCCCTCAAAAGCTCGTTTATTTCGATCCCGAAACTGTTAAGGCTGCAATTGTCACCTGTGGGGGCCTTTGCCCCGGCCTCAACACTGTTTTGCGAGAGCTTGTTATCGGCCTTTCCAACCTGTATGGAGTTCGTCAAGTGTTTGGGATCCGTTCGGGTTATAGAGGGTTTTACTCATGTGAACCTGTGTTGCTTAGCCCAAATATGGTACATAATTGGCATAAGCGTGGTGGGACGGTCTTAGAAACTTCTAGAGGCGGGTTTGACCTTAAGAAGATTGTAGATGCGATTCATCTTCATGGGTTTAACCAAGTTTATATCATTGGCGGAGATGGAACCATGCGTGGGGCAGTTGAAATATATGATGAGATTCGCTGTCGAAAACTCAATGTTTCGGTTGTAGGAATACCGAAAACTGTTGATAATGATGTTGGGATCATAGACCAATCGTTCGGGTTCCAAACAGCTGTAGAGATCGCTCAGGAAGCGATCAATGCAGCTCATGTGGAAGCCGAAAGTGCAGTGAACGGAATTGGATTAGTAAAGCTAATGGGACGTAGCACAGGCCACATCGCGCTGCATGCAACCTTAAGCAGTCGTGATGTGGACTGTTGCCTGATCCCGGAAAACGATTTTTACCTTGAAGGAAAAGGGGGGCTATTCGAGTTTTTAGAGCGACGTTTGAGGGAAAACGACCACGCTGTAGTGGTTGTGGCTGAAGGTGCAGGACAAGACTTGATACCGAGAAACGACGAGCAGCAGCAGCACGACGAGTCAGGGAACCCCATGTTCTTAGATGTAGGGTTGTGGTTGAAAACGGAGCTAAATAAATGGTGGAAGAGAGAACACGAAAACGAGTTGTTTTCTGTGAAGTACATCGATCCAACATATATGATACGAGCAGTTCCTGCGAATGCAACTGATAATTTGTACTGCACATTGTTAGCTTATTCCGCGATTCATGGAGTAATGGCCGGTTATACAGGATTTGTTGCAGGGAAAGTGAACGGAAATTATGCGTATATTCCAGTGAAGGACGTGGCTGAGGCTAGGAATGTGGTGGATACTAAGGATCATAAGTGGGCTTGGGTTAGGTCTGTTACTAATCAACCAGATTTTCAAAGGACTACTTCAATGTAG
- the LOC130808563 gene encoding xylan glycosyltransferase MUCI21-like, which translates to MMIYGVCNGAKKFRFSIAMAMAILYVMLLTLSIVYFASFLIFNVSSSSISMPPSSSTFQDNQVYQKEKQLSQQTSTPHIQSTISCDRSHYHYDLCSINCPTVLDSKTSTFYAIGPTSPRQFMQKIRPYPRKWENFTMSNINQVTILSGPKAPLCDVTHNTSALLFSAGGYTGNFFHDFNEGFLALFITVQLMSLTNQDVNLVIQEAHDWWVSKYKNLLGAFSNYPIIILDDQKINHCFKSAILGLVSHGFMTIDPKLMPRPTTLIDFHFFLDKAYNKAQWSILSSSSYPIYPVRKGYNQNCQTMPLSEKIAAKTTFDSKKTCNKTQYSIPPYNLDQPKLILLSRANGSGRVMLNQIEIIIMAENLGFNVTVFEPKPETPLSEAYGLMKETHVLLGIHGAALTHLLFLRPESIFIQVVPIGTDDVAEMCYGRPAKEMGLQYLEYKISIEESSLVEKYDKLDPILHDPMSQKNGWVFLKKVYLKQQNVRLNLIRFRKYLKYAYKKAKIFMYKVG; encoded by the exons ATGATGATTTATGGTGTTTGTAATGGTGCAAAAAAGTTCAGATTTTCAATTGCAATGGCAATGGCAATTCTCTATGTCATGCTTCTCACTCTTTCCATCGTATACTTTGCCtcctttttaattttcaatgtaTCATCATCTTCCATTTCCATGCCACCTTCATCTTCAACATTTCAAG ACAATCAAGTTTATCAAAAAGAGAAGCAACTATCTCAGCAAACATCAACCCCCCATATTCAATCAACAATCTCTTGTGATAGATCTCACTACCATTATGATCTTTGCTCAATCAACTGTCCAACAGTCTTGGACTCTAAAACCTCAACTTTCTATGCTATTGGGCCAACCAGCCCAAGACAATTTATGCAGAAAATAAGACCTTACCCAAGAAAATGGGAGAATTTCACAATGTCTAACATAAACCAGGTAACAATATTATCCGGCCCAAAAGCCCCATTATGTGATGTTACACACAATACTTCAGCACTTTTATTCAGTGCGGGAGGGTACACCGGAAACTTTTTCCATGATTTTAACGAAGGTTTTCTTGCACTCTTCATCACCGTCCAATTAATGTCTTTGACTAATCAAGATGTTAATCTTGTGATTCAAGAAGCACATGATTGGTGGGTTAGCAAGTATAAAAATCTCCTTGGTGCATTTAGTAATTACCCAATTATAATTCTTGAtgatcaaaaaataaatcattgTTTTAAATCGGCTATCTTGGGCCTAGTCTCACACGGGTTCATGACTATTGACCCAAAATTAATGCCCAGGCCCACAACACTAATTGATTTTCACTTTTTCCTAGATAAGGCCTATAATAAAGCCCAATGGTCAATACTCTCATCGTCGTCATACCCTATATATCCCGTTCGAAAAGGATACAATCAAAATTGTCAAACTATGCCCTTATCAGAGAAGATTGCAGCTAAAACGACCTTCGATTCAAAAAAGACTTGCAATAAAACCCAATACTCTATTCCTCCATATAATTTGGATCAACCCAAATTGATCTTGCTTAGCCGAGCTAATGGGTCGGGTCGGGTAATGTTAAACCAAATCGAGATCATCATCATGGCAGAGAATTTGGGCTTTAATGTAACCGTATTTGAGCCCAAGCCCGAAACACCATTGTCCGAAGCTTATGGACTTATGAAGGAGACTCATGTATTGTTAGGGATCCATGGGGCAGCATTGACCCACTTATTATTTCTTCGACCCGAATCAATTTTCATACAAGTAGTTCCTATTGGAACTGATGATGTTGCAGAGATGTGCTATGGAAGACCCGCCAAGGAAATGGGCTTACAATATTTGGAGTATAAAATTAGCATTGAAGAGAGTAGTTTGGTTGAGAAGTATGATAAACTAGACCCTATTCTTCATGATCCAATGTCTCAAAAAAATGGGTGGGTATTTTTGAAAAAGGTTTATTTGAAGCAGCAAAATGTTAGattgaatttaattagatttagaaaatatttgaaGTATGCATATAAAAAGGCTAAGATTTTCATGTATAAGGTAGGTTGA